In the Longimicrobiales bacterium genome, AGCGGCTGCGCTGTCACGCAGTATGGCACGGACAGCTCCGTGCCCGGCCGAGAACGCGACCAGCGCGACATCAGTGCGAAGCGACGAAGTCCCCAGAACCAATGCCACTTCACGTTCCATGCGACGAAGCACCTCGGTGAACGCTGTCGGATCGGAGAACGCTCGGTCGTAGACGGACGAACCGGCACCCAGATTGACGACCGCACTCACCGCGTTGTTCTCGAGCAGGGCGACAGCCTGATGAGGTATCCATGCGGCGCCGTGAAAGTGAATGACGACGGTGACACGCTCTGTCGCGACCGTCGCTGCGGGTACGAAAACGTCGACCGTCCGGTCTCCAGGTCCGGGGACCGTGCGCATGACACCGGCCGGGGAACCGGGCGTGAGCCTCTCGTGCCGACGGGTGGTCTCGACCATCGGTGACGGGTTCTGACCCTGACCCGTCGCTACACTCGGAAGCACGCCGTAGAGCAATGCAGCGATCACGACCGCCTTTGTCATCAGACTGAAGCCTCCTGCGCACACCGCGTACATGACGGGACCGGTGCGGCGGTCTGTCGTGCACGCGGCCGATCAGAGCGCCTTGCGAAAATGGACCGTGCGTTCGACCTCTTCGAAACCCAGAGCCCGGTGCGCAGCGTGACTGATCTCGTTGTCGAGAAGGGCGTCGGATGCGATCTCCGAATAACCATGCTCCCGAGCCCAGTGCTCAGCGGCGTGCATGAGTGCGCGACCGGCACCCGAGCGACGCAGATCTGCGTCGACGAACCAGCTCTCGATATACGGTGTGTCTCCCGTGCAACCCTCGGCGTAGTTCCGGACGGAAAGCTCCAGGAATCCACCCACGGTTTCGTCACTGCGCGCGACGACGAAGACGGCGGCTGGCACCAGCTCACCGCTGGAGCTGCCCGTGAGATATGCGTCCATCGACGGAGCGTGATCAGCCGCGACCGAGTTCGGGTAGAGGCCGAGGAGCATGCGTTGCCACTCCGACCGGTCATTCGCCGTGAGCAGTCGCGTCTCCATTGACGGACTTCAGAATGACGACGATTCCTGAGGTTGAGCACTGATTGTCAGGGCGGTGCCACTTCGCTTCGTTCGGCCATCGTCCTGCACTGTCGACAGCCACGTACGGATTCCCGCGGCAGC is a window encoding:
- a CDS encoding GNAT family N-acetyltransferase is translated as METRLLTANDRSEWQRMLLGLYPNSVAADHAPSMDAYLTGSSSGELVPAAVFVVARSDETVGGFLELSVRNYAEGCTGDTPYIESWFVDADLRRSGAGRALMHAAEHWAREHGYSEIASDALLDNEISHAAHRALGFEEVERTVHFRKAL